A genome region from Bacteroides stercoris ATCC 43183 includes the following:
- a CDS encoding cytidylyltransferase domain-containing protein — MKDGIIIQARTGSTRLHNKILLPFYSGQRIIDILIGNIKQACAGKTIVLATTDRPQDDILAEVAREAGICCYRGDEDNVLDRFIRAAATFNLDRFIRVCSDNPFLRPDSFRAFFEEHDARPADYIAYGFADGRPTIKSHLGLFAELTTADALRRAAAATQEKLYIEHVTIYLYTHPEAFSVRLLPLPDELEGRLDLRFTLDTMEDFTLLQELYAAFCEQTDHSIHALLRLVEAHPEYRVKMLENIAKNEK, encoded by the coding sequence ATGAAAGACGGAATCATCATTCAGGCACGTACCGGTTCTACCCGGTTGCATAATAAAATACTGCTCCCTTTCTATAGCGGGCAGCGCATTATCGACATTTTAATCGGAAATATCAAGCAGGCCTGCGCCGGTAAGACTATTGTGCTTGCCACTACCGACCGTCCGCAGGATGATATACTGGCAGAGGTTGCCCGCGAAGCAGGTATCTGTTGCTACCGGGGAGACGAGGACAATGTACTCGACCGCTTTATCCGGGCTGCCGCAACATTCAACCTTGACCGCTTTATCCGTGTCTGTTCGGACAATCCTTTCCTGCGTCCCGACAGCTTCCGGGCTTTCTTCGAGGAGCACGATGCCCGCCCGGCAGATTATATCGCTTACGGTTTTGCAGACGGCCGCCCCACTATCAAATCTCATTTGGGCTTGTTTGCCGAGCTGACGACTGCCGATGCCCTGCGCCGTGCAGCCGCCGCTACACAGGAAAAACTGTACATAGAGCACGTTACGATTTATCTCTATACACATCCCGAAGCGTTCAGCGTTCGCCTGCTTCCGTTGCCCGATGAGCTGGAAGGGCGGTTGGATCTTCGCTTTACGCTCGATACAATGGAGGATTTCACCTTGCTGCAAGAGCTTTACGCCGCTTTCTGCGAGCAGACCGACCACAGCATCCATGCACTGCTCCGGTTGGTGGAGGCACATCCGGAGTATAGGGTCAAAATGCTGGAAAATATAGCGAAAAACGAAAAATAA
- a CDS encoding SIR2 family NAD-dependent protein deacylase, which translates to MKNLVVLSGAGMSAESGISTFRDAGGLWDKYPVEQVATPEGYARNPELVINFYNERRKQLLDVKPNAGHIGLAELEKDFNVTVVTQNVDNLHERAGSKRVIHLHGELTKVCSSRDPYNPHYIKELKPDEYEVKLGDKAGDGTQLRPFIVWFGESVPEIETAVDYVEKADIFVIIGTSMNVYPAAGLLNYVPRDAEVYLIDPKPVDVHSMRQIHVIQKGASEGVQELRSLLKP; encoded by the coding sequence ATGAAGAACTTGGTTGTTTTGTCAGGTGCAGGTATGAGTGCCGAGAGTGGTATCAGTACTTTTCGCGATGCGGGCGGACTGTGGGATAAATATCCGGTGGAACAGGTGGCGACTCCCGAAGGCTATGCCCGTAATCCGGAGTTGGTTATCAACTTTTATAACGAGCGTCGCAAGCAATTGCTGGATGTAAAGCCGAATGCCGGACACATCGGGCTTGCAGAGCTGGAAAAGGACTTCAATGTAACGGTCGTTACGCAGAATGTCGATAATCTGCACGAGCGTGCCGGAAGCAAACGCGTGATTCATCTACATGGCGAGCTGACAAAGGTCTGTTCCAGCCGCGACCCTTATAATCCGCACTACATAAAGGAACTGAAACCGGATGAATACGAAGTGAAGTTGGGAGATAAAGCCGGCGATGGTACTCAGCTTCGTCCGTTTATCGTTTGGTTCGGCGAGTCGGTTCCTGAGATTGAAACGGCTGTGGATTATGTGGAGAAAGCGGATATATTCGTCATTATCGGTACTTCGATGAATGTATATCCGGCTGCCGGATTGCTCAACTATGTGCCTCGCGATGCCGAAGTGTACCTGATAGACCCTAAGCCGGTGGATGTACATTCCATGCGGCAGATACATGTAATTCAAAAAGGAGCATCGGAAGGTGTGCAGGAGTTGCGCTCGTTGCTTAAACCTTAG
- a CDS encoding FKBP-type peptidyl-prolyl cis-trans isomerase gives MDKFSYAIGLGIGQNLLSMGAKGIAVDDFAQAIKDVLEGNQTAISHTEAREIVNKYFEELEQKMNAANIEAGKKFLEENKKRPGVVTLPSGLQYEVINEGNTGTYAKATDQVQCHYEGTLIDGTLFDSSIKRGQPATFGVSQVIPGWVEALQLMPEGAKWKLYIPSELAYGAQGAGEMIPPHSTLIFEVELLKVLNK, from the coding sequence ATGGATAAATTCAGTTATGCTATCGGCCTTGGAATAGGTCAGAATCTTTTAAGTATGGGTGCTAAAGGCATCGCAGTAGATGACTTTGCACAAGCAATCAAAGATGTCTTGGAAGGCAACCAGACGGCTATCAGCCATACGGAAGCCCGCGAAATAGTAAATAAGTACTTCGAAGAACTGGAACAGAAAATGAATGCCGCCAATATCGAGGCCGGCAAGAAGTTCCTTGAAGAAAACAAAAAACGCCCGGGAGTGGTTACGCTGCCCAGCGGGCTCCAGTACGAAGTTATCAACGAAGGCAACACAGGCACTTATGCCAAAGCTACCGACCAGGTACAATGCCACTACGAAGGTACGCTGATTGACGGAACGCTGTTCGACAGCTCCATCAAGCGCGGCCAGCCTGCCACATTCGGCGTCAGCCAGGTAATCCCGGGTTGGGTGGAAGCCCTGCAACTGATGCCCGAAGGCGCCAAATGGAAACTCTACATCCCCAGCGAGCTGGCTTACGGCGCCCAGGGAGCAGGTGAGATGATTCCACCGCACAGCACACTCATTTTTGAAGTGGAACTACTTAAAGTATTAAACAAATAA
- a CDS encoding glycosyltransferase family 2 protein gives MHNHPTPKFSVITVTYNAEAVLEDTIQSVISQTYRHVEYIIVDGASKDKTLSIIDRYKDHIAKVTSEPDKGLYDAMNKGIRLATGDYLCFLNAGDSFHEDDTLQQMVHTLPGSELPDVMYGETALVDKEGHFVRMRRLSAPETLTWKSFRQGMLVCHQAFFAKRTLVEPYNLKYRFSADFDWCIRIMKKAHTLHNTRLTIIDYLDEGMTTQNRKASLKERFRIMAQYYGLISTAAYHAWFVLRAVLKK, from the coding sequence ATGCATAACCATCCCACCCCCAAGTTCAGCGTCATTACCGTGACCTACAATGCCGAGGCTGTATTGGAAGATACCATCCAGAGCGTTATCTCGCAAACCTACCGCCACGTGGAGTATATCATTGTGGATGGAGCGTCGAAAGATAAGACACTCTCCATCATAGACCGTTATAAGGATCACATCGCAAAGGTGACAAGCGAACCCGATAAAGGCCTGTACGATGCCATGAACAAAGGCATCCGACTGGCTACGGGCGATTACCTCTGCTTCCTTAATGCCGGCGACAGCTTCCACGAAGACGATACACTGCAGCAAATGGTACATACGCTGCCGGGAAGCGAGCTGCCCGATGTGATGTACGGTGAAACGGCCCTGGTGGACAAAGAAGGGCATTTCGTACGTATGCGCCGTCTTTCCGCCCCGGAAACGCTGACGTGGAAAAGCTTCAGACAAGGGATGCTTGTCTGCCATCAGGCCTTCTTTGCCAAACGCACTTTAGTAGAACCGTATAACCTGAAGTACCGCTTCTCCGCCGACTTTGACTGGTGCATCCGCATCATGAAAAAGGCACACACGCTGCACAATACCCGCCTCACGATAATAGACTATTTGGACGAGGGCATGACTACCCAAAACAGGAAAGCCTCGCTTAAAGAACGTTTCCGCATTATGGCGCAATATTACGGTCTGATAAGTACGGCAGCCTATCATGCCTGGTTCGTACTGAGGGCGGTACTGAAAAAATAA
- a CDS encoding SusC/RagA family TonB-linked outer membrane protein: MRPKVILNLLFFLFCCTAVQAQTGRQITGKVIDAMGELPGVSVVIKGTTNGTTTDLNGEFKLDNVKNGDVLQFSFIGYKTENVKVGNQSKFDITMTENTQTLEEVTVVAVGYGDVRRRDLTGSIGSANMGDLTKTPVSNITESLGGRIAGVQVSSGDGGPGDNFNIVIRGAGSLTGSTAPLYVIDGFPSESSGLGSINPNDIESIDILKDASATAIYGARGANGVVIVTTKKGGAGKPTITYNGSVKVGLVKNTPEVMNAYDFVMLQQEIMGSGEEFQKNYITELYPTLDAYHNAKSYDWQDYIYRTALSHNHHISMTGSQGDLKYTTSLSYDDTQGVIINSGVKRYQGRVNLSQKVNNKLKIDFTGNYASTVQDGPTVSSATSSMSTAYMYSVWSFRPVSPTGSDLLNQMYDEGVNMSEDYRFNPVKSAQNEYRHKTTNNLQFNVGAEYEIIKKLKLKVTAGYTSTDYKNEEFNGSQTRTGNSHPSNTQSKGINAYLYQSEARSYLNENTLSYQLNKNSHNFNAMLGMSVQKNTSYIHSIRTEKISNESFGMAGLDKGSTPAVNSSKGENKLMSYFGRINYNYDSRYYITATMRADGSSKFARGNRWGYFPSGSLAWAFARESFIAENASWLSNGKLRFSYGQTGNNRIGNYDYMAHLITDDDLYKYPWNGQFVPGYVLSSMQNEKLKWETTEQLDLGLDLGFLDGRINLNMDYYIKTTKDLLLDADISASSGFSSATLNVGKLRNSGLEITLETTNIKTKDFSWNSSFNIAFNKNEIIALNSGQPYMTSYISWDNKYKTTPAYISKVGESAGKMYGFIYDGTYKYEDFNKTIDENGKEVYTLKEGIPYYVAGTQPGDPKYRDLTGEGEINDKDKTTIGNGQPKHIGGFTNNLVWKNFDLNIFFQWSYGNDILNANRMVFENPSAKQNTNMFAAYTNRWTPENPTSNIPRARAQGSNEYSSLYVEDGSFLKLKNISLGYNFEAKTLKPLHISSARVYLSAENIATISGYSGSDPEVSTRNSPLTPGFDWSPYPRAFSMSLGLNVTF, from the coding sequence ATGAGACCAAAAGTTATCTTAAATCTTTTATTCTTCCTTTTCTGCTGTACAGCAGTACAGGCACAGACAGGAAGACAGATTACAGGTAAAGTGATTGATGCCATGGGAGAGTTGCCCGGGGTAAGTGTTGTAATTAAAGGAACAACCAATGGGACAACCACAGATTTAAACGGAGAGTTTAAATTGGACAATGTAAAAAATGGTGATGTTTTACAATTCTCATTTATCGGCTACAAAACGGAAAATGTCAAAGTAGGCAATCAAAGTAAATTTGATATTACAATGACAGAAAATACCCAAACCTTGGAAGAAGTGACCGTTGTTGCTGTAGGATATGGTGATGTCAGAAGACGTGACCTGACCGGTTCTATCGGTTCCGCCAATATGGGCGATTTGACCAAGACTCCTGTCAGCAATATTACCGAAAGCCTCGGAGGACGTATTGCCGGCGTACAGGTTTCATCCGGTGACGGTGGACCGGGAGATAACTTTAATATAGTAATCCGCGGTGCCGGTTCATTGACCGGAAGTACAGCTCCGCTTTACGTTATCGACGGATTCCCTTCCGAAAGTTCCGGCTTAGGATCAATAAATCCTAATGATATTGAATCCATAGACATTTTGAAAGATGCTTCCGCCACAGCTATCTATGGAGCACGCGGTGCCAACGGTGTAGTTATCGTAACCACCAAAAAAGGCGGAGCCGGAAAGCCTACCATTACATACAACGGTAGCGTAAAAGTAGGTCTTGTAAAAAACACACCGGAAGTGATGAATGCCTATGACTTTGTCATGCTGCAACAAGAAATCATGGGCAGCGGAGAAGAATTCCAGAAAAACTATATAACCGAACTTTATCCTACACTGGATGCCTATCACAATGCTAAATCTTACGATTGGCAAGACTATATCTACCGTACCGCTCTCAGCCATAACCATCATATATCTATGACCGGTTCGCAAGGCGATTTGAAATACACCACATCTTTGTCTTACGATGACACACAGGGAGTTATCATCAACTCCGGCGTAAAACGCTATCAAGGACGTGTGAACCTGAGCCAGAAAGTAAACAACAAACTGAAGATTGACTTTACAGGGAACTATGCCAGCACTGTTCAGGACGGTCCTACCGTATCGAGCGCCACAAGTTCCATGTCTACCGCCTACATGTACAGTGTATGGTCTTTCCGTCCGGTATCCCCTACTGGAAGCGATCTTCTCAATCAGATGTACGATGAGGGTGTCAATATGAGTGAGGACTACCGCTTTAACCCCGTGAAGTCTGCTCAAAACGAATACCGTCATAAGACAACCAATAATCTCCAGTTTAATGTAGGTGCCGAATATGAGATAATTAAGAAACTCAAACTGAAAGTTACAGCCGGATATACATCAACCGACTACAAAAACGAAGAATTCAACGGTTCTCAGACACGCACCGGTAACAGCCACCCTTCCAACACTCAAAGTAAGGGAATAAACGCTTATCTATACCAAAGTGAAGCAAGAAGTTACCTGAACGAAAATACACTCAGCTACCAACTGAACAAGAACTCTCATAATTTCAATGCGATGCTCGGTATGTCTGTTCAGAAAAATACCAGCTATATACATTCTATACGGACGGAAAAAATCAGCAATGAATCTTTCGGCATGGCAGGACTCGATAAGGGAAGCACACCAGCCGTAAATTCTTCCAAAGGCGAAAACAAACTGATGTCTTATTTCGGACGTATCAATTATAACTACGACTCCCGTTACTATATAACAGCTACCATGCGTGCCGACGGTTCTTCCAAATTTGCCCGCGGCAACCGTTGGGGTTACTTCCCTTCCGGCTCTTTGGCATGGGCTTTTGCGCGTGAATCTTTCATTGCCGAAAATGCCAGCTGGCTGTCAAACGGTAAACTGCGTTTCAGCTATGGCCAGACCGGTAACAACCGCATAGGCAATTATGACTATATGGCACACCTCATTACTGATGACGATCTTTACAAATATCCGTGGAACGGTCAGTTTGTACCGGGTTATGTATTGAGCAGCATGCAGAATGAAAAGCTGAAATGGGAAACAACCGAACAATTGGACCTCGGTCTGGACCTCGGCTTCCTCGATGGACGAATTAACCTGAATATGGACTATTACATCAAAACCACCAAGGACTTGTTGCTTGATGCCGATATATCTGCCAGCTCAGGCTTCTCTTCTGCTACCTTAAATGTTGGAAAATTGCGTAACAGCGGTTTGGAAATCACCTTGGAAACAACCAATATCAAAACTAAAGATTTCAGTTGGAATTCCAGCTTCAACATCGCTTTCAACAAGAATGAAATCATAGCCTTGAACTCAGGACAACCTTATATGACCAGCTATATCAGTTGGGATAACAAATATAAAACCACTCCGGCATATATCAGCAAAGTAGGTGAATCTGCCGGTAAAATGTACGGCTTCATCTATGACGGAACTTACAAATATGAGGACTTCAACAAGACAATAGATGAAAACGGCAAAGAGGTATATACCTTAAAAGAAGGCATCCCGTATTACGTAGCCGGTACTCAACCGGGAGACCCCAAATACCGTGACCTGACAGGTGAAGGCGAAATCAACGACAAGGACAAGACCACTATCGGTAACGGTCAGCCCAAACACATAGGTGGTTTTACCAATAATCTGGTTTGGAAAAACTTCGACTTGAACATCTTCTTCCAATGGAGCTATGGCAATGATATCCTCAATGCCAACCGCATGGTGTTCGAAAACCCTTCCGCCAAACAAAATACCAATATGTTTGCCGCCTATACTAACCGCTGGACTCCGGAAAACCCCACCAGCAACATACCGAGAGCCCGGGCGCAAGGTTCCAATGAATACAGTTCACTCTATGTGGAAGACGGCTCTTTCCTGAAACTCAAGAACATCTCATTGGGATATAATTTTGAGGCAAAAACACTGAAGCCCTTGCATATAAGCAGCGCACGTGTTTACCTTTCTGCCGAAAACATTGCCACTATCAGCGGTTATTCCGGAAGCGACCCGGAAGTTTCTACCCGTAATTCTCCATTGACACCGGGCTTTGACTGGTCTCCATACCCTCGCGCCTTCAGTATGTCATTGGGATTAAACGTAACATTCTAA
- a CDS encoding DUF4491 family protein has translation MDFLNEYHLSGLVIGICTFLIIGIFHPIVVKAEYYWGTKCWWIFLLLGIGGAIASLYTDNILVASLLGVFAFSSFWTIKEVFEQEERVKKGWFPKNPKRTYKF, from the coding sequence ATGGATTTCTTAAACGAATATCACCTGTCAGGACTTGTAATCGGTATCTGTACTTTCCTTATCATAGGCATCTTCCACCCCATAGTAGTAAAAGCCGAATATTATTGGGGAACTAAATGCTGGTGGATTTTCCTATTGTTGGGAATCGGCGGTGCCATTGCTTCACTGTATACCGACAATATTTTGGTAGCCTCACTGCTAGGCGTATTCGCTTTCTCTTCATTTTGGACCATTAAAGAAGTATTTGAACAAGAAGAGCGGGTAAAAAAAGGGTGGTTTCCCAAGAATCCTAAACGAACATATAAATTCTAA
- a CDS encoding N-acetylneuraminate synthase family protein: MKSTYIIGEIGQNHNGSVDIAKLIVDLVSRPVREEVFNLELRPMDAVKMTKRDLNEELTDSQMNRPYDSPHSFGRTYGEHRAYLELTDEEHFEVYKHAKSLGLDFVETLCSKGCMSLLKLFTPDRLKVASRDLTNLPLLEVMAETRIPIILSTGMAGKKELDDALEVITRYHNDISILHCVSQYPTQPDNLNLRTITYLKQHYGQYHIGFSDHTIGIAAPVVAVGMGAEIIEKHVTIDRRMKGTDQQGSLGPDGVNRMIRDIRIAEHWLGREELYIDPAVSAAKVKLERSIATNKALHPGDIITEEDIHLLSPGDGFKWAERDKVVGRRVRKEIPRNEIIYPSLIEE; the protein is encoded by the coding sequence ATGAAGAGTACATACATTATCGGAGAAATAGGACAGAACCATAACGGTTCCGTCGATATCGCCAAGTTGATTGTCGACCTGGTGTCACGTCCCGTACGCGAAGAAGTCTTTAATCTGGAACTCCGTCCTATGGACGCGGTAAAGATGACCAAGCGGGATTTGAATGAAGAACTGACCGATTCGCAGATGAACCGTCCGTACGACTCTCCCCACTCTTTCGGACGCACCTATGGCGAGCATCGCGCTTATCTGGAACTGACGGATGAGGAGCATTTTGAAGTTTACAAGCATGCCAAGTCATTGGGCCTGGACTTCGTGGAAACACTGTGCTCAAAAGGCTGCATGTCTTTATTGAAGCTCTTTACGCCCGACCGCCTCAAGGTGGCAAGCCGCGACCTTACCAACCTGCCGTTGCTGGAAGTGATGGCGGAAACCAGGATTCCTATCATCCTTTCCACCGGTATGGCAGGCAAGAAGGAACTGGACGATGCCTTGGAGGTTATCACCCGTTATCACAACGATATATCCATACTGCATTGCGTATCGCAGTATCCCACTCAGCCCGATAACCTGAACCTGAGAACGATAACTTATCTGAAACAGCATTACGGACAATACCATATCGGCTTTTCCGACCACACCATTGGCATTGCCGCTCCGGTGGTTGCCGTAGGAATGGGTGCGGAGATTATAGAGAAGCACGTCACCATTGACCGCCGCATGAAAGGAACGGACCAGCAAGGTTCTCTGGGACCGGACGGTGTGAACCGCATGATTCGTGATATCCGCATTGCCGAGCATTGGCTGGGCAGGGAGGAACTGTATATCGACCCTGCCGTCTCTGCCGCCAAAGTGAAACTGGAGCGTTCCATTGCTACGAACAAGGCGCTGCATCCCGGCGATATTATCACGGAAGAGGATATTCACCTGCTTAGTCCGGGCGACGGCTTTAAGTGGGCGGAACGAGATAAGGTGGTAGGCCGTCGGGTACGGAAGGAGATACCGCGTAACGAGATTATTTATCCGTCATTGATTGAGGAATGA
- a CDS encoding KdsC family phosphatase has translation MLPKLVITDIDGVWTDGGMYYTAEGDVMKRFSVKDGWGVIFLRELDIPVAIMTGENTQIVQKRADKLKIDYCYLGVKDKVAQAEELCRELGISLGEVAFIGDDLNDLPLLRLVGYSASPSNTPEYVKREVKYVTAAHGGYGAFREFVEKLLSDNGVLEKTVGKFL, from the coding sequence ATGTTACCGAAATTAGTTATTACCGATATTGACGGTGTATGGACCGACGGCGGAATGTATTATACTGCCGAAGGGGACGTTATGAAACGCTTTTCCGTGAAAGACGGCTGGGGAGTGATTTTTCTGCGCGAATTAGATATACCCGTTGCCATTATGACCGGCGAGAATACGCAAATCGTGCAGAAGCGCGCCGATAAGCTGAAAATCGACTATTGTTATTTAGGGGTCAAGGATAAAGTGGCGCAGGCTGAGGAGTTATGCCGCGAATTGGGCATTTCGTTGGGCGAGGTTGCCTTTATCGGTGACGACCTGAATGATTTGCCACTGTTGCGTCTGGTGGGTTACAGCGCCTCTCCCAGCAATACGCCCGAATATGTGAAGCGGGAGGTAAAGTATGTAACGGCCGCACATGGCGGTTATGGAGCTTTTCGCGAGTTTGTGGAGAAGCTGCTGAGCGATAACGGTGTG
- a CDS encoding FKBP-type peptidyl-prolyl cis-trans isomerase has product MKKVTFIMALAAAAGLASCTAQSPKTNLKTDVDSLSYAIGMARTEGLDQYLAQQGIDSTQMTDFLKGFNEGASKIDKKDVAYMAGLQIGQMVSKQWVEGFNQQIFGGDSTQTISRENLLAGFVAGVVGKGIMTKEEAQTFMQTQMDAVKAKAMEKKYADNKAAGEKFLAENKTKEGVVTTPSGLQYKIITKGTGEIPADSSKVKVNYKGTLIDGTEFDSSYKRKEPATFRANQVIKGWTEALTMMPVGSKWELYIPQELAYGARETGGPIKPFSTLIFEVELVGIEK; this is encoded by the coding sequence ATGAAAAAAGTAACATTTATCATGGCTCTTGCAGCAGCTGCCGGTTTGGCATCCTGTACTGCACAAAGCCCGAAAACGAACCTCAAAACAGACGTTGACTCATTATCTTACGCCATCGGTATGGCACGTACCGAAGGCCTGGATCAATATCTCGCACAGCAGGGTATCGATTCTACTCAAATGACAGACTTCCTGAAAGGTTTCAACGAAGGTGCAAGCAAAATCGACAAGAAAGACGTTGCTTACATGGCAGGTCTGCAAATCGGACAGATGGTAAGCAAGCAATGGGTAGAAGGCTTCAACCAACAGATTTTCGGTGGAGACTCTACACAAACCATCAGCCGTGAAAACCTGTTGGCAGGTTTCGTTGCCGGAGTTGTAGGCAAAGGCATCATGACCAAAGAAGAAGCTCAGACTTTCATGCAGACCCAGATGGATGCAGTAAAGGCTAAAGCCATGGAAAAGAAATACGCCGACAACAAAGCTGCCGGTGAAAAATTCCTTGCTGAAAACAAGACCAAAGAAGGTGTTGTAACCACTCCGAGCGGTCTGCAATATAAAATTATCACCAAAGGAACCGGTGAAATCCCCGCTGATAGCAGCAAAGTAAAAGTAAACTACAAAGGTACGCTGATTGACGGAACCGAATTCGACAGCTCTTACAAGCGTAAAGAACCTGCTACGTTCCGTGCCAACCAAGTTATCAAAGGCTGGACAGAAGCCCTCACTATGATGCCTGTAGGTTCTAAGTGGGAACTTTACATCCCGCAAGAACTGGCTTACGGCGCAAGAGAAACCGGCGGCCCAATCAAACCGTTCTCTACTCTGATTTTTGAAGTGGAACTGGTAGGTATCGAAAAATAA
- a CDS encoding Lrp/AsnC family transcriptional regulator has translation MEKIDNLDRQILEIISQNARIPFKDVAAECGVSRAAIHQRVQRLIDLGVIVGSGYHVNPKSLGYRTCTYVGIKLEKGSMYKAVVTEMQKIPEIVECHFTTGPYTMLTKVYARDNEHLMDLLNNKMQEIPGVTATETLISLEQSIKKEIPICPEK, from the coding sequence ATGGAAAAAATAGACAATCTTGACCGGCAGATTCTGGAAATCATTTCCCAAAATGCCCGTATTCCTTTTAAGGATGTAGCTGCTGAATGTGGTGTATCACGTGCCGCCATTCACCAACGCGTACAGCGCTTGATTGATTTGGGCGTTATTGTCGGCTCCGGCTACCATGTAAACCCTAAGTCTTTGGGCTACAGGACTTGTACTTATGTAGGAATCAAACTGGAAAAAGGCTCCATGTACAAGGCTGTTGTTACCGAGATGCAAAAGATTCCCGAAATCGTGGAATGTCATTTTACCACCGGTCCGTACACCATGCTGACCAAAGTGTATGCGCGTGACAACGAACACCTAATGGACTTGCTGAATAACAAGATGCAGGAAATCCCCGGCGTCACTGCAACAGAAACATTAATTTCACTGGAACAAAGCATCAAGAAAGAAATTCCTATTTGCCCGGAAAAGTAA
- a CDS encoding glycosyltransferase family 4 protein: protein MRVLLINTSERIGGAAVAASRLMESLKNNGIKAKLLVRDKQTDQITVVSLNYNWRMIWKFVWERIVIWKANRFKKENIFAVDIANTGTDITSLPEFQQADVIHLHWINQGMLSLKNIEKILASGKPVVWTMHDMWPCTGICHHARECTHYQQECGNCPFIHGNGSRKDLSYRTFRKKQELYQGRHINFVTCSHWLEGLAKKSALLAGHTITCIPNPINTNLFKPHNKQEARNRCQLPQDARLVLFGSVKITDKRKGIDYLVESCALLAEKHPELKTKLGVVVFGKESQQLANLLPFKVYPLDFVSNEHQLVNIYNAVDLFVTPSLEENLPNMIMEAMACGIPCVGFNVGGIPEMIDHLHNGYVAQYKSSEDFANGIYWTLTDPDYPSLAEQACRKTVTHYSESAIAKKYIDLYNKVTGRNA from the coding sequence ATGAGAGTACTATTAATCAATACATCCGAACGCATCGGCGGGGCAGCCGTAGCGGCCAGCAGACTGATGGAGTCGCTCAAGAACAACGGCATCAAGGCCAAACTTCTGGTACGCGACAAGCAGACCGACCAAATCACCGTGGTTTCATTAAACTACAACTGGCGCATGATATGGAAATTCGTATGGGAGCGTATCGTCATATGGAAAGCCAACCGCTTCAAAAAGGAGAATATCTTTGCCGTGGACATTGCCAATACAGGTACGGACATTACCTCTCTTCCGGAATTCCAGCAGGCGGATGTCATTCATCTCCACTGGATAAACCAGGGAATGTTGTCTCTGAAGAATATCGAGAAAATCCTTGCCTCAGGCAAACCCGTGGTATGGACCATGCACGACATGTGGCCGTGTACCGGCATCTGCCACCATGCCCGCGAGTGCACCCACTATCAGCAGGAGTGTGGCAACTGTCCTTTCATCCACGGCAACGGCAGCAGAAAAGACCTCTCCTACCGGACTTTCCGCAAGAAGCAGGAGTTGTATCAGGGACGGCACATTAATTTCGTAACGTGCAGCCACTGGCTGGAAGGACTGGCCAAGAAAAGCGCCCTGCTCGCCGGACACACGATTACCTGCATCCCCAACCCTATCAATACCAACCTGTTTAAGCCGCACAACAAGCAAGAAGCACGCAACAGATGCCAACTGCCGCAGGACGCCAGACTCGTACTGTTCGGCTCGGTAAAGATAACGGACAAACGGAAAGGCATCGACTATCTGGTAGAATCGTGCGCACTACTGGCGGAAAAGCACCCCGAACTGAAAACGAAGCTCGGTGTCGTCGTTTTCGGCAAAGAGTCGCAGCAACTGGCCAACTTGCTGCCTTTCAAGGTCTACCCGCTGGACTTTGTGAGCAACGAACACCAGTTAGTAAACATATACAATGCGGTAGACCTCTTCGTCACCCCTTCGCTGGAAGAGAACCTGCCCAACATGATTATGGAAGCCATGGCATGCGGCATTCCCTGCGTCGGCTTCAACGTGGGCGGCATTCCCGAAATGATAGACCACCTGCACAACGGATACGTGGCGCAATACAAGTCGTCCGAGGATTTTGCCAACGGCATCTACTGGACACTTACCGACCCGGATTATCCCAGCCTCGCCGAGCAGGCCTGCCGGAAGACCGTCACCCACTATTCGGAAAGCGCCATCGCTAAGAAATATATTGACCTGTACAACAAAGTCACCGGAAGAAATGCATAA